The Methanocella sp. genome contains the following window.
TTGCCTTCCACATCGAAGCCGAATATGCTAAAGTTATTGCCGTCATCGGATGGGGCGGGCAAACCCACGGCGCTGGCGAACCTGGTTTCCAGGTCCTGATCGCCCGTCTTCACATAGGCGTAGAGGCACACGGCAAGGACTATGACTATCAGGGCCGCGAATATGACTATCCCTGTCTTATTGCTTTGTTGTTGTGGCAACGGGGGCCACCTCCTGGAGCATGTCCGGCCTGACCCTTTGAATATACGATACCACGTACCCCGTGACGACGGATTCGATAATCGCGACGCCCATGTTCACGGCGACGAGCAGCGACAACCCATAGAGCGTGTCCGTCATGGTCTGGTTTACGCCCTGGATGCCCGATATGAGGATTATAGCCACCATGATCACGTTACCCACGAAAAGCCCGACTAAAGTGCCGACGGCGGCCTTCGAGAAAGTATCCGCACCGATCTTTTCCATCGCCTTATATACCCCGTAGGCGGTCGTGACCTCGGCCATGTTGACCAGGAAGTTGGCGCCTATCATGCCCCATCCTCCGTGGCCGATGGCGGCCGATAGGATGTTCACGATGAGCACGATGATACCGCCAATCGCCGGCCCTACGAGTATGCCGGTGAGCGAGGTCAGGTTCATGTGGACGCCGCCGAACAGGGGCAGGTTTACCTGGAATATCGCAAATGATGCGGCCGTACACATCGCCGCCACCGTTATTGTCCTATTATCTATTTTTTTTATCCGGGTAACCCAGAATACACATAAAGCCAGGACCACTATCGCGATGATAAACCAGATTATTATCCATTGTATTGAAAATGCTCCGTCTTCGAGATGTATATGTGCCATATATTATCACTAAAGCGGAACTGTACCGCTCCAATTGGTAACTACTCAATCCATGAATATA
Protein-coding sequences here:
- a CDS encoding energy-coupling factor ABC transporter permease: MAHIHLEDGAFSIQWIIIWFIIAIVVLALCVFWVTRIKKIDNRTITVAAMCTAASFAIFQVNLPLFGGVHMNLTSLTGILVGPAIGGIIVLIVNILSAAIGHGGWGMIGANFLVNMAEVTTAYGVYKAMEKIGADTFSKAAVGTLVGLFVGNVIMVAIILISGIQGVNQTMTDTLYGLSLLVAVNMGVAIIESVVTGYVVSYIQRVRPDMLQEVAPVATTTKQ